GATGAAATCGAAGAAGATGACGACGAAGAAGAAATCTTCGACGAAGAATATGTGGAACTTGGCGAAGAAGACGATGACGTGGATGACGAGGAAGAAGACGAGGACGTTATCGAGATCGAAGAAGATTTAATCGATCCTGACGACGACCTGGAAGTTATTCCTGAAGAAGAACTCGACATCGACGAAGAAGATGAAGAGGACGAGGAAGAAGAGTACGAGGAAGAGGAATAATCAGACTTGACTTTTCCGGCCCAAAAATATAAGATTTGTATGGGCTCCTGAAAAGGACACATGAATTCGTGTATACGCGCTCCTTATTGTAGTTACGCTACAAATGGGGCGCTTTTTTGATTTTATATCCACCCTGACAGCATGTAAAAAGAACAAATGGAGGAACTACACATGACAAAATATATTTTTATTACAGGCGGAGTCGTCTCATCTCTTGGTAAAGGAATCAATGCGGCGTCACTCGGACGTTTGCTGAAAAACCGCGGTTTGAAAGTTACCAACCAAAAATTCGACCCGTACATTAACATCGATCCGCGTATGATGAGCCCATACCAGCACGGTGAAGTTTTCGTCACTGAAGACGGGGCGGAAACGGATCTTGACATCGGCCACTACGAACGTTTCATCGATATCAAATGTAATCGGTATTCAAACGTCACAATGGGGAAAGTTTATGATCTTGTATTGCGCAAAGAACGCAGCGGCGAATACAAAGGCGCGACAGTCCAGGTCATTCCGCATATTACAAATGAAATCAAAGAACTGGTCAAACGTGCGGGCGAAACGCTGAATGCAGACGTGGTAATTACAGAAATCGGGGGCAGCGTCGGAGATATCGAGTCATTGCCGTACCTCGAAGCAATCCGCCAATTGAAGACGGACTTAGCAAAAGATGATGTCATGTATATCCACAACACATTAATTCCATACCTTCATGCAGCAGGGGAAATGAAAACAAAGCCGACACAGCACAGCGTGAAAGAATTGCGCAGTCTCGGAATTCAGCCGAACATGATCGTCGTGCGAAGCGAATACCCGGTACCGCAGGAAATGAAAGACAAAATCGCGCTGTTCTGTAACATCAAGCCAGAAGAAGTAATCGAAGCGCTTGACGCAGAAACATTATACGAAGTGCCGCTTCGCCTTCACGAACAAAATATGGACCAGCTTGTTGTTGACTTCCTGGGTCTTGAAACACCGCAGCCTGAACTGTCTGAAGTAGAGGAACTTGTGAAACTGGTAAAATCATTGAAGCAAACAGTGAAAATCGCGCTTGTCGGTAAATATGTAGAATTACAGGATGCGTATATTTCAGCAGTGGAAGCAATGCGCCATGCAGGGTACGCATTCAGCACAGACGTTGATATCCAGTGGATCAACTCAGCAGACGTCACTTCAGAAAACGTGGCGGAACTTCTCGGGGACGCTGACGGAATTCTTGTGCCGGGCGGCTTCGGCGACCGTGCGATTGACGGAAAAATCGAAGCGATCACATACGCACGTGAACAGAAAATTCCGTTCTTCGGCATCAGCCTTGGCTTACAGCTGGCTGCCACTGAAATTGCGCGTAACGTGCTTGGTCTGAAATCTGCTCATTCTTTAGAGTTTGATACAGAGACAGAACATAAAATTACAACATTCCACCCGGATTGCCGCACAGCTAGTGAAGCAGACAGCACATTGCGTCTGGGTGCTTATCCATGTAAAGTGTCTGAAAACACAAAGGCATACAATGCATACGGTGAGGAGCTGGTTTATGAACGCCACCGCCACCGTTATGAAATTAACTTAGCGTACCGCGCGCAGCTGGAAGAGGCAGGATTTATCGTATCGGGCATCAGCCCGGATGGCCGTTTGATCGAAATTATGGAATTGCAGGATCATCCATTTTTCCTCGGCTGCCAGTTCCACCCGGAATTCGCTTCCCGTCCAACTACTCCACAGCCGCTGTTCCGCGAGTTTATCCGTGCAGCACTGGAACACCGAAACTAAAAAAATGCCGTCAGAAGAGAGTTCTTCTGGCGGCATTTTTGTATGCTGCATACGGACTAATAAAAGAAATGAAAGTTAGTCAGCAGATTAATCTGTACATGAATCTCAAATACGTTTAGTGACCGCATGAATTAGCTGGCCCATCATGGGCACTCAAGAAAAAAACAAGTGCATAAGTCCCGCATCCTAACCCAATGCCGGCAAATTTGTTTTATAAATCGTCTTCATCCGCCAGCATGTCGTCCATTGCGAGCTTTACTGCCTCGTAGGCGAATAGTGCGGCGAGTGCGTGCGGCTGGACGATTCGTTCGCCTGTCGGACCCGGTATCAGCCCTTTTTTTAAACCTGTCGAAATATAAGCGAACGCAAGGGAGGAAAGTTCATTGTCGTCAGTGTCTTTATCTGCGGCTAGTGCGGCGAATGGGACGAATTGATCAGACAGCTGTTCTGCCAATTCTAGTGCAGCAGGATGATCTGCATTTCGTGCCAGCAGCCACACGCGGTCTGCGGTGGTCAGTTCGAGCTCTTTCGTATAGCGGACTGCGCCGTTCATTGGCTCTGCGCCTTCCAATGCAGTGGACGCAATGGCCTCCATTTCACCAAAAGCCGCCAAAATGATGCGCCCTTCGCCAACAAGTGCCTGCGCAAGCAGACGGGCTGTATCTTCAATTTCTTGTTCCTGGCCTTCTGCAATTCTCTCCAGAAGTCCTCTGATTTGTGTCGTCAATATTTTCACGGAAATCCCTCCAAAATCTCAGTATAGGCGACAAAAGGTAGAAGTGCAAAAGTAAATGTAAAATAATAAAGGAAATCTTGTGAGTATTTAGAATAATACACAATAGAGTAAAAATGAGTTAAACTAGTAAAAACAGGTTGTACTCATATTTAAATATTTTTTATGCCGACGAATTATAGCTATATACGTATAATAATAATCGGATTTAATGAGTTGATTTATGGAATGCTGGAGAACACGGGGGAAACACAGGGGAAATTCACGTATTGGGGGAGATGGGTATGAAGCATTTATTAATTGTAGATGATCAGCCGGGTATCCGGTTGTTACTGGAAGAAATATTTAAGTCAGCGGATATAAAAACATCGCTCGCGTCAAACGGAAAAGAGGCGCTGGAAATTGTCCGGCAGCATCATCCCGACTGTGTGCTGCTGGACATGAAGATGCCGGGGATGAATGGCGTCGAAGTGCTTCAGGAAATTAGAAATATCTCACCGAAGGCGCTTGTCATGATGATGACGGCATACAGCGAAGTGGAACTGACGGAAGAAGCAGACAGACTTGGCATCGATCATCACTTTACTAAGCCATTTGATATATTTGACGTACGCAATACCGTAT
The Sporosarcina sp. P33 genome window above contains:
- a CDS encoding CTP synthase: MTKYIFITGGVVSSLGKGINAASLGRLLKNRGLKVTNQKFDPYINIDPRMMSPYQHGEVFVTEDGAETDLDIGHYERFIDIKCNRYSNVTMGKVYDLVLRKERSGEYKGATVQVIPHITNEIKELVKRAGETLNADVVITEIGGSVGDIESLPYLEAIRQLKTDLAKDDVMYIHNTLIPYLHAAGEMKTKPTQHSVKELRSLGIQPNMIVVRSEYPVPQEMKDKIALFCNIKPEEVIEALDAETLYEVPLRLHEQNMDQLVVDFLGLETPQPELSEVEELVKLVKSLKQTVKIALVGKYVELQDAYISAVEAMRHAGYAFSTDVDIQWINSADVTSENVAELLGDADGILVPGGFGDRAIDGKIEAITYAREQKIPFFGISLGLQLAATEIARNVLGLKSAHSLEFDTETEHKITTFHPDCRTASEADSTLRLGAYPCKVSENTKAYNAYGEELVYERHRHRYEINLAYRAQLEEAGFIVSGISPDGRLIEIMELQDHPFFLGCQFHPEFASRPTTPQPLFREFIRAALEHRN
- a CDS encoding DUF2529 family protein; the encoded protein is MKILTTQIRGLLERIAEGQEQEIEDTARLLAQALVGEGRIILAAFGEMEAIASTALEGAEPMNGAVRYTKELELTTADRVWLLARNADHPAALELAEQLSDQFVPFAALAADKDTDDNELSSLAFAYISTGLKKGLIPGPTGERIVQPHALAALFAYEAVKLAMDDMLADEDDL
- a CDS encoding response regulator; the protein is MKHLLIVDDQPGIRLLLEEIFKSADIKTSLASNGKEALEIVRQHHPDCVLLDMKMPGMNGVEVLQEIRNISPKALVMMMTAYSEVELTEEADRLGIDHHFTKPFDIFDVRNTVLKRLQLQGA